From a region of the Thermomicrobium roseum DSM 5159 genome:
- a CDS encoding glycosyltransferase family 4 protein, with amino-acid sequence MRIAQIAPLYEAVPPKLYGGTERVVFALVEELVRRGHDVTLFATADSQTSARLIPMAPSGLRLAGARDPIALHVAMLEEVYAHADEFDIIHSHVDYLTFPFARTVTTPTVTTLHGRLDMPETRRVLSRFTDQRLISISRSQRAPLADLPLRWVGTVYNGVRLENFPFRPEPQDPPYLAFVGRISPEKRPDWAIEVARRLGLPLKIGAKIDPADRDWAEAHFLPLLGTPGVEYLGEVDERQKAELLGGALALLFPIDWPEPFGLVLAEAMACGTPVVAFPGGAVEEIVIDGVTGYICHSKTLDEMVEKVRQIERIDRSACRRHVEQHFSSIAMTDAYEAIYQEILLEQAVTALRGDRRFVLAVPGEERIGTSLPERAGRLAANGFTTPVPLER; translated from the coding sequence ATGCGGATCGCGCAGATCGCGCCCCTGTACGAGGCAGTCCCACCCAAGTTGTATGGCGGAACCGAGCGAGTCGTCTTTGCCTTGGTCGAAGAGCTCGTCCGGCGTGGGCACGACGTGACGCTCTTCGCGACAGCAGACTCACAGACGAGTGCTCGGCTGATCCCGATGGCTCCCTCCGGCTTGCGCCTGGCGGGGGCGAGAGATCCGATCGCGCTGCACGTTGCGATGCTCGAAGAGGTGTACGCGCACGCTGACGAGTTCGACATCATTCATTCCCACGTCGATTATTTGACGTTCCCCTTCGCTCGCACCGTCACGACACCGACGGTGACCACCCTGCACGGTCGGTTGGACATGCCGGAAACGCGGCGTGTGCTCAGTCGCTTCACCGATCAGCGCTTGATCAGTATCAGCCGGAGTCAACGAGCACCCTTGGCTGACTTGCCACTCCGCTGGGTCGGTACGGTCTACAATGGCGTCCGTTTGGAAAACTTTCCCTTCCGACCGGAACCGCAGGATCCCCCGTACCTCGCCTTCGTGGGCCGGATCTCACCGGAGAAGCGCCCCGACTGGGCGATCGAGGTGGCACGACGGTTGGGACTCCCGCTAAAGATCGGAGCCAAGATCGACCCTGCGGACCGCGACTGGGCCGAAGCGCACTTCCTGCCCCTGCTCGGCACCCCTGGTGTCGAGTACCTGGGAGAGGTCGACGAGCGACAGAAGGCCGAACTCTTGGGCGGTGCGCTCGCTCTCCTCTTCCCGATCGATTGGCCTGAACCCTTCGGCCTGGTTCTCGCCGAAGCGATGGCCTGTGGCACTCCGGTCGTGGCCTTCCCGGGTGGCGCCGTGGAAGAGATCGTCATCGATGGCGTGACCGGGTACATCTGCCACAGCAAGACGCTCGACGAGATGGTCGAGAAGGTCCGGCAGATCGAGCGGATCGATCGCTCAGCTTGCCGCCGACACGTCGAGCAGCACTTCTCCAGCATCGCGATGACCGACGCCTATGAGGCGATCTATCAGGAGATCCTGCTCGAGCAGGCGGTGACAGCGCTTCGCGGAGACAGGCGATTCGTTCTCGCCGTTCCCGGGGAGGAACGGATCGGGACTAGCCTCCCGGAACGAGCAGGGCGATTGGCCGCGAACGGCTTCACGACTCCCGTTCCGCTGGAACGGTGA
- a CDS encoding 4a-hydroxytetrahydrobiopterin dehydratase gives MARLDDATIASLLQEIPGWERQGDALVRTYVFKNFREAMAFVNRVAELAEEARHHPDITIRYNRVHLLLTTHEAGGITERDIALARKLAELAS, from the coding sequence ATGGCACGGCTCGACGACGCCACGATCGCGTCCCTTCTCCAGGAGATCCCTGGTTGGGAACGCCAGGGGGATGCGCTCGTTCGCACCTACGTGTTCAAGAACTTCCGGGAAGCCATGGCGTTCGTGAACCGCGTGGCCGAACTCGCTGAGGAAGCGCGCCATCACCCGGATATCACGATTCGGTACAACCGCGTGCATTTGCTGCTCACCACCCACGAAGCAGGGGGAATTACCGAGCGCGACATCGCGCTGGCTCGCAAACTGGCAGAGTTGGCAAGCTAG
- a CDS encoding threonine synthase, translated as MLESTLTHLVCTGCQRTVSADEWHGTCPDCGHVLAARYDLERARWTFRPAELAARPWTLWRYAELLPVCDPRFRLTLGEGGTPLLPAPRLARTLGLRRLWLKDESRNPTGSFKSRGLAVAVSRAIELGARAVALPSAGNAAAALSAYAARAGIPAFVFLPMDTPPSIVRECLAYGARVYRVRGLITDCGRLVRRFAAERGWADLSTLREPYRAEGKKTMGFELVEQLGWRLPDVIVYPTGGGTGIVGMEKAFAELAALGLLAGSRARFVIVQPEGCAPLVRAFHEGATRARPWEGAQTIAPGLRVPATIGDELVLAAVRASGGTAVAVSDQELLEGTRILATDEGVLVSPEAGATVAAVRQLRANGWLAPDAEVVLFLTGSGLKHPELLPADEQCPVLEPDADSLPDPPVG; from the coding sequence ATGCTCGAGAGCACGCTCACGCATCTCGTCTGTACCGGGTGCCAGCGCACCGTCTCGGCTGACGAATGGCATGGAACGTGCCCGGATTGCGGTCACGTCTTGGCTGCTCGCTACGATCTGGAGCGAGCCCGCTGGACTTTTCGTCCTGCCGAGCTGGCTGCTCGCCCCTGGACACTCTGGCGCTATGCGGAACTCCTGCCGGTGTGCGATCCCCGCTTCCGGCTCACGCTGGGCGAGGGTGGCACACCGCTCCTTCCCGCGCCGCGGCTCGCTCGTACGTTGGGGTTGCGGCGGCTTTGGCTGAAGGACGAGAGTCGGAACCCCACCGGGAGCTTCAAGTCTCGCGGTCTGGCCGTCGCGGTGAGTCGGGCGATCGAACTCGGTGCTCGCGCGGTCGCCTTACCATCGGCCGGGAACGCTGCTGCCGCGCTCAGCGCCTATGCAGCGCGCGCCGGCATTCCTGCTTTCGTCTTTCTCCCGATGGATACGCCGCCGAGCATCGTCCGGGAATGCCTGGCCTACGGTGCTCGGGTCTACCGCGTGCGTGGCCTCATCACCGATTGCGGGCGCCTCGTGCGTCGCTTCGCAGCCGAACGCGGCTGGGCCGATCTCTCGACGCTCCGCGAGCCCTACCGTGCCGAGGGCAAGAAAACGATGGGGTTCGAACTCGTCGAACAGCTCGGTTGGCGCCTTCCCGACGTCATCGTTTATCCGACCGGTGGGGGAACCGGCATCGTCGGTATGGAGAAGGCCTTCGCCGAACTCGCGGCGCTCGGGCTGCTCGCTGGTTCACGTGCGCGTTTCGTCATCGTCCAGCCAGAGGGGTGCGCACCACTCGTGCGGGCCTTTCACGAGGGCGCCACCCGGGCACGACCGTGGGAAGGAGCGCAGACGATCGCGCCCGGCCTCCGTGTCCCAGCGACCATCGGGGACGAGCTCGTTCTCGCAGCTGTACGGGCGAGCGGTGGCACAGCGGTAGCGGTGAGCGATCAGGAACTTCTCGAGGGGACGCGGATCCTGGCGACCGACGAGGGCGTGCTCGTCTCGCCGGAGGCCGGGGCGACCGTCGCGGCGGTTCGGCAGCTCAGGGCCAACGGGTGGCTCGCGCCCGATGCCGAAGTAGTGC
- the gltX gene encoding glutamate--tRNA ligase, which produces MTTARVRVRFAPSPTGDLHVGGARTALFNWLFARQHGGAFILRIEDTDQARLVGQSIAGIIEGLKWLGLEWDEGPDIGGPYGPYIQSQRLPLYREHARWLVEHGHAYYCFCTPERLERVRQEQRARGEPPGYDRHCRFLPPEEVEARLARGEPAVIRFKMPLEGVTTIVDLLRGEITYENRLLQDLVLLKSDGFPTYHLANVVDDHFMEISHILRAEEWIPSAPLHAQLYRAFGWEMPVLCHLPLILSPDGKGKLSKRHGATGVLEFKRLGYLPEAMINYLALLGWAYDAEREIFSREELIQLFRLEEVNPHPARFNFEKLLWMNQYYINHVLSVDEFARRCVPFLRDAGLVGPEADDPASPAFAYVREVVALVKDRAKLLSEVPDLTRFFFADVEDYDPELLLQRKVEPERVLQALDRVIATLRQANFADETDLEQRLRGLAEELGLKTGQLFMPIRVAVTGRTVSPGLFETLRVLGAERSLERLARAREKLAAYLAARASSATA; this is translated from the coding sequence ATGACGACCGCACGCGTACGGGTTCGCTTCGCACCGAGCCCGACTGGTGACCTCCACGTCGGTGGTGCGCGGACCGCGCTGTTCAATTGGCTCTTCGCTCGCCAGCACGGTGGTGCCTTCATCCTGCGCATCGAAGATACCGACCAGGCGCGCTTGGTCGGTCAAAGCATCGCCGGCATCATCGAGGGGTTGAAGTGGCTCGGACTGGAATGGGACGAGGGCCCGGATATCGGGGGACCGTACGGTCCCTACATCCAAAGCCAGCGTCTTCCCCTCTATCGAGAGCATGCTCGCTGGCTGGTCGAGCACGGCCACGCGTATTACTGCTTCTGTACGCCGGAGCGCTTGGAGCGTGTTCGCCAGGAACAGCGGGCGCGCGGGGAGCCGCCGGGCTACGATCGGCACTGCCGTTTCCTTCCACCGGAAGAGGTGGAAGCACGACTGGCCCGCGGTGAGCCAGCAGTGATCCGCTTCAAGATGCCCCTCGAGGGCGTCACGACGATCGTCGATCTTTTGCGTGGCGAGATCACCTACGAGAATCGGTTGCTCCAGGATCTCGTCCTTCTCAAGTCGGATGGTTTCCCGACGTACCATCTCGCCAATGTGGTCGACGACCATTTCATGGAGATCTCCCACATTCTCCGTGCGGAGGAGTGGATCCCGTCCGCACCGCTTCACGCGCAGCTCTATCGCGCTTTCGGCTGGGAGATGCCAGTGCTCTGTCACCTTCCGCTCATCCTGAGTCCGGATGGAAAGGGAAAACTGTCCAAGCGACATGGCGCGACGGGAGTGCTGGAGTTCAAGCGCCTCGGCTATCTCCCCGAGGCGATGATCAATTACCTGGCACTGCTCGGTTGGGCGTACGATGCCGAGCGCGAGATCTTTTCCCGCGAGGAGCTGATCCAGCTCTTCCGGCTGGAGGAAGTCAATCCGCACCCAGCCCGCTTCAATTTCGAGAAGCTGCTCTGGATGAACCAGTACTACATCAATCATGTCCTTTCGGTCGACGAGTTCGCGCGACGCTGTGTCCCCTTCTTACGCGATGCTGGGCTGGTCGGGCCGGAAGCAGACGATCCGGCGAGCCCTGCTTTCGCCTATGTCCGGGAAGTCGTCGCGCTGGTCAAGGATCGGGCCAAGCTGCTCAGCGAAGTACCGGATCTGACGCGCTTCTTCTTCGCCGACGTCGAAGACTACGACCCCGAGCTCTTGCTGCAGCGCAAGGTGGAGCCGGAACGCGTGCTCCAGGCGCTGGACCGGGTGATCGCGACGTTGCGCCAGGCCAACTTCGCTGACGAGACCGATCTCGAGCAGCGCTTGCGGGGCCTCGCCGAGGAACTCGGACTCAAGACGGGGCAGCTCTTCATGCCCATCCGGGTTGCGGTGACGGGGCGCACGGTCTCGCCAGGACTCTTCGAGACCTTGCGCGTGCTCGGCGCGGAGCGCTCGCTGGAGCGACTGGCACGGGCCCGCGAAAAGCTCGCCGCCTACCTCGCGGCACGGGCGAGCAGCGCGACGGCGTGA
- a CDS encoding LLM class flavin-dependent oxidoreductase, whose protein sequence is MEFCLDLSPHRWARAQDPRAAVNWTLETIAAADRAGLHSVWLSEDPDGWDAIAVASAAAGRSERIHLGTGVTSALLRHPVQIAMAVATLDRLSGGRAFLGLGRGQPEFYAYGLGIPADAPLATMREAIALLRQWWQPPYRASLEGTRFRVRDWPLSIAPLQEHLPIYLAALGRQARQLAVRSADGILIADFASEHFLAQLLPALHADLVAAGRDPASFPVFLRANLVMTDDPEPVLEERKLPFALLCTLPGMAQQVIVPGFDVERLIVELRRLLRIDDLLRAGRPWHDIRRSVDPALVRQLVPTELVAQLCLIGPARDLRPRLARLAALGVTHVFLRALPEPDTEAYRAVVRALLTVPAERES, encoded by the coding sequence ATGGAGTTCTGTCTCGATCTCTCGCCCCACCGCTGGGCACGGGCACAGGATCCGCGCGCTGCGGTGAACTGGACGCTCGAGACGATCGCCGCGGCGGATCGCGCGGGTCTCCACTCGGTCTGGCTGAGCGAGGACCCTGATGGGTGGGATGCGATCGCGGTTGCCAGTGCAGCAGCGGGACGCAGCGAGCGGATCCACCTGGGTACGGGCGTGACGAGCGCGCTTCTCCGCCATCCCGTGCAGATCGCGATGGCTGTCGCGACGCTGGACCGGCTGAGCGGTGGGCGGGCCTTTCTCGGTCTCGGTCGTGGGCAGCCGGAGTTCTACGCGTATGGTCTCGGCATTCCGGCTGATGCGCCGCTCGCGACGATGCGGGAGGCGATCGCGCTGCTCCGGCAGTGGTGGCAGCCGCCGTATCGGGCGTCGCTGGAAGGAACGCGGTTCCGTGTCCGCGATTGGCCCCTCAGCATCGCTCCGCTCCAGGAGCATCTCCCCATCTATCTCGCGGCGCTCGGTCGACAGGCTCGCCAGCTTGCCGTCCGATCAGCCGATGGCATCCTGATCGCGGACTTCGCGAGCGAACACTTTCTGGCCCAGCTGCTCCCAGCGCTGCACGCTGATCTAGTGGCAGCCGGACGCGATCCGGCCTCGTTTCCGGTTTTCCTCCGCGCGAACCTCGTGATGACGGACGATCCGGAGCCGGTGCTCGAGGAACGCAAGCTCCCCTTCGCGTTGCTCTGCACGCTTCCCGGTATGGCCCAGCAGGTCATCGTGCCGGGCTTCGATGTCGAGCGCCTCATCGTTGAGCTGCGCCGCCTCCTGCGGATCGACGACCTCCTGCGCGCGGGACGCCCGTGGCACGATATCCGGCGCTCGGTCGATCCAGCTCTCGTCCGCCAGCTGGTTCCGACGGAACTCGTCGCTCAGCTCTGTCTCATCGGGCCGGCGCGGGATCTCCGGCCTCGCTTGGCTCGTCTCGCAGCGCTCGGGGTGACGCATGTCTTCCTGCGGGCGCTGCCCGAGCCCGATACCGAGGCCTACCGTGCCGTCGTGCGAGCACTCCTCACCGTTCCAGCGGAACGGGAGTCGTGA
- a CDS encoding HAD family hydrolase, whose protein sequence is MSRDDRGVLFDLDGVLIDSEQAHFEATRQAFRHLRLPELTEDLYRSQMIGRPDREAIAAAMHALGIPASWLEPVLESKADFYQELLAAGRVDLLTDGIAAVHAALEAGYPVALVTGALAVEAHWALRAAGLMGRITTVVTAEDVRAGKPDPEPYRTACSRLGVAPGRSVAVEDSPAGVAAGRAAGLRVLAVARQPFPELAAADRVVTVLSWEAIADLLARSR, encoded by the coding sequence ATGAGCCGAGACGACCGTGGTGTTCTTTTCGATCTGGACGGTGTCCTCATCGACAGCGAGCAGGCGCATTTCGAGGCCACGCGCCAGGCGTTCCGTCACCTGCGCCTTCCCGAACTCACCGAAGACCTCTACCGAAGCCAGATGATCGGCCGACCTGACCGGGAAGCGATCGCGGCGGCGATGCACGCGCTCGGCATCCCCGCCAGCTGGCTCGAACCGGTTCTGGAAAGCAAAGCAGACTTCTATCAGGAACTCTTGGCCGCAGGTCGCGTCGACCTCTTGACCGATGGGATCGCCGCAGTACACGCCGCGCTCGAGGCTGGTTATCCGGTCGCTCTCGTCACCGGAGCGCTGGCTGTCGAGGCGCACTGGGCACTCCGCGCCGCTGGCCTGATGGGCCGGATCACGACGGTCGTCACGGCAGAGGACGTCCGCGCCGGGAAACCGGACCCAGAGCCGTATCGCACCGCCTGCAGCCGGCTCGGGGTCGCGCCCGGACGGAGCGTCGCTGTCGAGGACTCGCCAGCTGGAGTCGCGGCGGGACGCGCAGCAGGGTTGCGCGTCCTGGCCGTCGCCCGCCAGCCCTTCCCCGAACTCGCCGCAGCCGATCGGGTCGTTACCGTCCTCTCCTGGGAAGCGATCGCCGACCTGTTGGCTCGCTCACGCTAG